Part of the Pseudodesulfovibrio hydrargyri genome is shown below.
TCGTTATAGAGGTCTGACATCGTGTCGCAGCCTCGCGGGGAAGAAGCGGTCCGCCAGGAACCAGATGACCGGGAAGGCGGCGGCCTGGATGGCGCCCTGGATCAGGATGGGCCGCATGGGCACGGCCAGGTTGGCCAGGGAGGACAGGCCGAAGACCAGGGCCGGGTGGAGCAGGCCCAGCCACAGGCCGAGCAGGACCATGAACAGGTAGGAGCGGGCCTCGAAGAGCCAGCGTCCGGCGAAAAAGGCGGCGGCCAGCAGCCCGTACCAGGCCAGGCCGTATCCGAAGGGCAGGTTGCCCGTGCCCTCGATGAGCAGGATCCAGATCACGGCCAGCACCGCGGTGCGCTGCCCGCTTTCCTCCTGGAGGGAGACGATCAGGGCCGGGGCGAAGACGTCGATGCCCGGCACGGTCCGCTGGGCCCAGACGCCGAGGACGGTGTAGGCCCCCCACCAGAGTATGGCCAGGGCGCTAGTGGTCGGCGGCACCGTTCGCGTCCTCCTTCCCGGCTTCGGCCTCGGGCGCGGCCGCGTCGCCGGTCCCGGGCTGCACGGCGGCCTCGGGCTCGCGGCTGAGGAGCAGGACCTCTTCGAGCCCGGCCACGTCCACCAGGGGTTCGGCCTGGACCGTCAGGAACAGGGAGATGTCGGACCGCCTGATCTTGGTCACCCTGGCCACGGGCAGCCCCTTGGGGTAGATGCCGGACAGCCCCGAGGAGAGCAGCAGCTCGCCGGGGTCCACGTCCGCGTTCTGGTTGACGTAGCGCAGTTGCAGCGGCTCGCCGTAGCCCTGGCCCGAGAGCATGCCGGGCGAGCGGTTGTGGGCGCCCATGACCGCGATGCGGGAGTTGGGGTCGGTCAGGAGCAGGACCGTGGAGGTGGCCGCGCCCGAGCGCAGAATGCGCCCGACCAGCCCCTTGAGGGAGGCCACGGGCATGTCGTCGGTCACGTCGGACGCCTTGCCCTTGTCCACGACCACGGTGTCCAGCGCGCCCGCCGGGCCCATGCGCTGGCCGATGACCCGGGCCCCGGAAAAGGTCCATTTCTCCGGCGGGAGGAAGTCGAGCAGGGCTTCCAGGCGTGCGGCGGAGCGGGCCTGCGCGCCCATGATCATGTTGGTCCGCCGCAGTTCGGCGGCCTCGGCCCGCAGCTTGTCGTTGTCCTGCTTCAACCCGACCAGGTAGATGTAGCGGTGCCAGAAGCCGGAGACCTGCTCCGCCACCCAGATGCCGGGCTTGAGGACGATGCCGGAGATGTCCAGCCCGGTGTGGGACGACAGGGCGTCCAGGTGTCCGGTGCGCAGGTTCCAGGTAAACAGGGACAGATACACGAAAAGACAGGCCACGATGAGCATGGCGATCTTCTTGAGTCCTCTCATGCGTCCTTCCCCGCGGACTTATGAAAGCGCACAATTGCGGCTTCGGGCAATCGTGCGCTTTCGGATAGACGGTGTATGGCCATATCGTCCGTTAGTCGGTGGTGATGTCCTTGTACAGGTCGATATTGTCGAGCGCCTTGCCCGAGCCGAGGACGACCGCGGTGAGCGGGTCCTCCACCACCGTGATGGGCAGCTGGGTCTCGTGCTGCAGCAGCTGGTCGAGCCCCTTGAGCAGCGCGCCGCCGCCGGTCAGGACGATGCCCCGGTCCACGATGTCCGCCGCCAGTTCGGGCGGGGTCTGCTCCAGCGCGATGCGCACGCCCTGGACGATGCCCTCCACCTGCTCGGAGATGGCCTCGCGGACCTCCTCGGCGGTGATGGGGCGGTTCTGCGGGATGCCGGTGACCAGGTCGCGGCCCTTGACCTCCATGATCGGCTCCTCGTCCCCGAGCGGATAGGCGGACCCGATGTGGATCTTGATCTGCTCGGCCGTGGATTCGCCGATGAGCATGTTGTACTTGCGCTTGACGTGCTGCATGATCGCCTCGTCCATCTTGTCGCCGCCGATGCGCACGCTTCGGGCGTAGACGATGCCGGACAGGGAGATGACGGCGATCTCGGTGGTGCCGCCGCCGATGTCCACGATCATGTTCGAGGTCGGTTCGGTGATCGGCAGGTTCGCGCCGATGGCCGCGGCCATGGGCTCCTCGATCAGGTAGACCTCGCGGGCACCGGCGCTCTGCGCCGATTCCTTGACCGCCCGCTTCTCCACCTGGGTGATGCCCGTGGGCACGCAGATCATGATCCGGGGACGGACCAGTCTGCGCGAGTTGTGGACCTTGGAAATGAAGTGGCGGAGCATGGCCTCGGTGACCTCGAAGTCGGCGATGACGCCGTCCTTCATGGGCCGGATGGCCACGATGTTGCCGGGCGTGCGGCCGAGCATCTTCTTGGCCTCGGCGCCCACCGCCAGGACGGTCTTGCCGCCCCTGGAATCCTTTTTGACCGCCACCACCGACGGCTCCGAGAGCATGACGCCCTTGCCCTTGACATAGACCAGGGTGTTGGCCGTGCCCAGGTCGATGGCCAGGTCGTTGGAAAAGGAACCGATGATTCTGTTGAGCAGGTTACCCATGTACCCCCCGTTCGAAATTCGAAACTGTGTCAGAAACCTATGCGTGAAACGCGCTTTCCAATGGGCGGGAAGTGCGCTAGCGTACAATATGAACTGCAGATTCGTACCAAATGAAATCGGGTCTAGCAACAGGCCAGCACTGGTTTGCCATTTTTTTCTCGAGTTTTTCTAAAAAAAATCATGGTTCGTTTCCATCGGCTGTCCGCCCATCTCCGCCGACGGTTCGGCGAACGGGTCCAGAAGATCCCCCTGGACGCCGGTTTTTCCTGCCCGAACCGGGACGGGACCCTGTCGCGCGAGGGGTGCGTGTTCTGCAACCCGCAGGGGTCTGGGTCGGGCATGCTCGGCCGGGGACTATCCATACGGGAACAATGGGATTTCTGGCGTGACATTCACGTGAAGAAACACGGCCTGTCCCGGTTCACCGCCTATCTCCAATCCTATTCCAACACCCACGGCCCGGCCGCGAAGCTGGCCGCCGCCCTGGCCGCGCTCGCCGGTCTGCCCGGCCTGACCTGCCTGGCGCTGGGCACCCGGCCCGACTGCCTGGACCGGGAAAAGCTCGATCTGCTCGCCGAGAGCAGGGAGCGGCTCGGCCTGGCCGAGGTCTATCTGGAACTCGGCCTGCAATCGGCCAACGACGTCACGCTCAAACACATCAACCGGGGCCATACCGCCGCCGCGTTCGCCGAGGCCGCGCATGCCGCCGCCGAACGCGGCCTGACCGTGGTGGCCCACGTCATGGCCGGGCTGCCCGCGCCGGACGGCCGCGAGGGGCTTGACGAACTGCTCGACACCGTGGCCTTCGTGGGCGCGCTCCCGGTGGGCGGCATCAAGTTCCACAACGTCTTCGTCTGCCGGGGCACGCGCCTGGCCCGCTGGTTCGACCAGGGGGGCTACGTTCCGCCCACGCAGGAGGAGTACCTGCACTGGCTGGGCGAGGCGATCATGCGCCTGGATCCGCGCGTTGTCATCCACCGTCTGAACGGCAACCCGGCCCAGGGCGAACTGGTCGCCCCGGCCTGGGCGGGCAACCTGCGCCGGGTGCACAACGCGGTCATCGGCCATTTCGAAAGGCACGACATCTGGCAGGGCAAACTGAACGGCGCGGAAGACGGCCCGCCCGAGTGGTTCGGCACAGCCGCCGGGGAGGGGCTATGACCACATCCAGCGAATGGGTGCGCGGCGGCCGATTCGGCCTGCGTCTGGATTGGCGGGACGGTCTGGTCCGCCATATCGGGACGGCCTGGGCCGAGGACGTGCGCGAGGACGCCCCCCTGTCCGCAGCCGCCATGGAGCTCAAGGCGGCCCTGCTGCGCTACGAGGCCCGCCAGGCCCCGGACTGGCCGGACCTGCCGTTCGACTTTTCGGGCATGAGCGAATTTCAAAAGGCCGCCATCGAGGAATTGCGCCGCATCCCGCCGGGCACCACCCGGACCTACGGCCAGATGGCCGCGCTCCTCGGCCGCCCCAAGGGCGCGCAGGCCGTGGGCCGGGCCATGGGCGCGAACCCGTTCCCCATCCTCTATCCCTGCCATCGAGTGGTCGGCTCAGGCGGCGCCATGACCGGCTTCTCCGCCTCGGGCGGCATCGCCATGAAAAAAGCCCTGCTCCGCCTGGAAGGCGCGGAACAGGGCCTGTTGCCCGGTTTGGAATGAGTGCCCAGGAGACTGCTATGAACTACGAGTATTTTCCATTGCCAGAGAATGCCGAGTGTCCGTTTTGCTCTACCCCGATTCCGGCCGGGGCAAGCGTCTGCGCCGGTTGCGGTGCCGTATACGCAGTCAAGCGGCGGGTGAAGGGCATTGCCTTCGGTTTTTTTCTCGTCGGTCTGTATCTGGGCCGTGATCTCGCCTCGGATTGGATGCTCCTTTTCGCACTGGCAGTAGGTGCATTGGGGGCCTGGGCCGTCAACTGGTCGGACTCGCGCAGGCCCCTCTGGCTGAGAGGCGAGCCCTAGTCCACGTACTCGAAACCGATCTGGTCGATGGCTTCCTTGATGGCCTTCTTGTCGATGGGCGCGGGTTCCTCGAATTTGACGTCGCCGGTCAGGAGGTCGACGGACACGTCCTTGGCCCCCAGTTTTTCCATGGTCTCGGTCACGGATTTGACGCAGTGCTGGCAGGACATGCCTTTGACTTTTACCGTTGTCATGATGGACTCCTTGTTTATCGGGTTTATCACTTGAAAAAGCGCAGTCTGAGGGCGTTGGACACGACCGTCACCGAACTCATGGCCATGGCCGTGCCCGCGATCATCGGGTTCAGGGTGGGGCCGCCGAAGACGTGCAGCACGCCCGCGGCCACCGGGATGCCGATGACGTTGAAGGCGAACGCCCAGAACAGGTTCTGCTTGATGTTGCGCAGGGTCGCCCGGGACAGGTTGAGCGCGGTCAGGATGGCGTGCAGGTCCGAGTGCATCAGGACCACGTCGCCGGATTCCACGGCCACGTCGATGCCCGAGCCCATGGCGATGCCGATGTCCGCCTTGGCCAGGGCCGGGGCGTCGTTGATGCCGTCGCCGACCATGGCCACCTTGCGGCCCTCGGTCTGGAGACGGTCCACCTCCTCGGCCTTGCGGTCGGGCAGGACCCCGGCAATAACCTCGTCGATGCCCGCGCGCCCGGCGATGACCCGGGCGTTGGTCTCATTGTCGCCGGTGAGCATGACCGGGGTGAGCCCTCCCTTCTTCAGGGCGGCGACCACCTCGGGGGTCTCCTCGCGCATCTCGTCGGCGATGGCGAACAGGGCGTTGAGCTTGTTGTCCGAGGCGAAGTAGACCACGGTCGCGCCCTGCCGCTCGTAGTGGCCCACGGCCTCCTCGGCAAAACCGTCGTCGCCGAAACCGAGCCCGTGTTCCCGCATGAACGCCCAGTTGCCGATCATGACCTCGCGGTAGCCCACCTTGGCCTTGATGCCCTTGCCCAGGATGGCCTCGAACTCGTCGGGCGCAGGGTAGTCGAGGCCCTTTTCCTTGGCGTGGCGGACCACGGCCTGGGCCAGGGGGTGTTCGGACTGGCTCTCGGCCGAGGCGGCCAGGTAGACGGCCTCGGTCTGGGCCATGGTGCCCCGGACCATGGTGATGGCCGCCACCTCGGGTCGGCCGTGGGTCAGGGTGCCGGTCTTGTCGAAGACCACGGTGTCCAGGCTGCCCGCCTCCTGCAGGGCCCGGCCCGACTTGATCAGCACGCCGAGCTGCGCGCCGCGTCCGGCCGAGACCATGATGGACACGGGCGTGGCCAGCCCCATGGCGCAGGGGCAGGCGATGACCATGACGGCCACGAAGATGCGCAGGGAGAATGGGAAGCCCGCCTGGCCGATGAAGTACCAGGCCAGCCCGGCGATGAGCGCGATGAGCATGACCGTGGGCACGAAATAAAAGCTGATGCGGTCGGCCAGGTTGGCGATGGGGGCCTTGGACCCCTGGGCCTCCTGGACCAGCTTGACGATCCGGGCCAGCATGGTGTCGTTGCCCACGCGGTCGGCGCGCATGGTCAGCGCGCCCGAACTGTTCAGGGTGCCGCCCGCCACCGGGTCGCCCACCTGTTTGCCCACGGGCATGGGCTCGCCGGTGAGCATGGACTCGTCCACCGAGGAGCGCCCGTCGGTCACGGTGCCGTCCACCGGGATGCGTTCGCCGGGCTTGATCAGCAACAGGTCGCCCGGCTCCACCTCGGCCACGGCGATGTCCACCTGCTCGCCGTCCTTGAGCAGGGTGGCCGTGTCCGGGGCGAGCTGCATGAGCGCCCGGATGGCGTCCGAGGTCTTGAGCTTGCTGCGGGCCTCGAAATACTTGCCCAGCGAGATCATGGCGATGAGCACGGCTGCGGATTCGTAGTAGAGGTCCATGGCCAGGACGTGCGGATCGCCCAGGCCGAAGAGCAGGGCCAGGGTGTTCCACAGGGAATAGAGGAAGGCCGCGCCCGTGCCCATGGCCACCAGGGAGTCCATGTCCGGTCCGCCGCGCAGGAGCGCGGGCACGCCGTGGAGATAGAAATTGCGGCCCGACCAGACCACGGGCAGGGTCAGCAGCAGCTGGACCACGGCAAAGGTCGCCGGGGAGTGCGCCGGGTCGAGGAAGGCGGGCAGGGGCATGCCCCACATGTGGCCCATGGACAGGATGAGCAGGGGCAGGGCGAAGCAGAAGGCCGGGATGAGCGCCCGTTTCTGGGCGGCCAGGCGGTCTTCCGCCTCCTTGCGGCGCTTCTCGAAAAGATCGCCCTCTTCGGAACGCACCTCGGAGGTGAAGCCCGCGTTCGCGATGGCGTCGCGGATCTCGCGCCGCGAGACCAGGGAGGGATCGAAGACGAACTTGCCGGTCTCGGCGGCCAGGTTGACCGAGGCCGTGTCCACGCCGTTCATCTTGCCGACCACGCGCTCGATGCGCGAGGAGCAGGAGGCGCAGTGCATGCCGCCTATGTCCAGGTCCAGGGCGGACAGGCCGCCCGCCACCGGTTCCTGCGGCTCGTCGAACTCGGCCTCGAACCCGAGGCCCTTTATCTTTTTGCCCACCTCGTCGGCGGACACGGCGTCCGGGTCAAAGGACAGGGCCATGGTTTCGGCGGCCAGGTTCACGGACACGTCGTCCACGCCGTCCATGTTGCCGACCACCTTCTCGATGCGCGCCGAACAGGACGCGCAATGCATTCCCTTTACCTGTGCCGTGACTTTTTTCATATTGATAACCCTTTTCAATTGTGGTTCCAATATGGACACTTGCGGCCGCTTTGGCAAGGGGGTGGGGGGGTATATTTATCGGGACAGGACGGCCTCTATGGCGGCCATGGCCCTTTTCGGATGTGTTCCGCCGCCGGGGCGGATCCGGCCGGTGCGGTCAGCCCCGGTCCAGCCCGGCGGCCACCAGGCGGATCAGGTCGTAGGGGTGCGCCCCGCCGAGCGCCTCGAAGACCGGGGTCATGGCGGTGACGCCTTTGGAGCGGTACTCGCGCAGGGCGGCCTCGATCCGTTCGCGCTCCTCGTCCGGCAGGTTGGCCACGCGGCGGTAGTCTATCTTTCCCATGTTCACGGCCAGGATGAGGTGCCGCCAGATGGACGAGGGCTTGAGCCCGCGAGCCTCGGCCACCCCGTCCACGTCGCCGGTCTCCAGGAAGAGGTCCAGGGTGGTCTGGGCCGTGGCCGTGAAGTCCGGCTTGGCGTCGGCCTCCCGTTTCTTGGCCTCGCGCACCTCTTCGGGGATATCCGGGATGTTGTCCGGGCGGCCGTGCTCCTCCTCGTGCCCCTTGAGGCTCTCGAGGAAAGCCTCGCCGAAGCGCTCCAGCTTGCTCGCGCCCACCCCGCTCATGCAGGCGAACTCCTCCATGTCGCGCGGGCGGTAGCGCACGAATTCGAGCAGGGTCTTGTCCGCGAAGATGGCGTACGGCGGCACGGACTGGGCCTCGGCCAGGGACAGGCGCAGGTCGCGCAGCCGCTCGAACAGCGCCTCGGCCTCCCAGTTGGTCAGGATGTCCTCGGCCAGGGCCGGGGCGCGGCGCTTCTTCTTTTTGTCCCGCTTGGGCAGGGCCGGGTCCTTGCGCAACCGCACCGGCATCTCGCCCTTGAGCACGGGCCAGGAGCGCTCGTTCAGGGTCAGGGCGTTGAACCGCTCCAAATCCACCGAGCACAGCCCGGCGGCCAAAAGCTGGCGATAAACCGATTTCCACTCGTCCTGGGTCATGTCCTTGCCGATGCCGTAGGTGGACACCCGGTCGTGGTTGAAGCGGACGATCTGGTCCGTGCTCGCGCCGGTCAGGACCCCGGCCAGGTGGTTGACCCCGAAACGCTGCTCGGTGCGGAATATGTTGGACAACGCCTTCTGGGCGATGACCGAGCCGTCGTACGTATCCACCGGGCTCAGGCAGTTGTCGCAGTTGCCGCACGGCTCGATGTGCTCGCCGAAATAGGCCAGCAGCGCCTGGCGGCGGCAGGACGCGGTCTCCAGGAAGGCGAACAGCGAGCCGAGCTTGGCGTGCTCGATGCGTTTGCGCGACTCCACGGCCTCGCCCGAGTCGATCATGGAGCGCAGGATGGCGATGTCCTGCATGCCGTAGCACATCCAGGCCGAGGCGGGCAGGCCGTCGCGTCCGGCGCGGCCCGTCTCCTGGTGGTAGGCCTCCAGGGACTTGGGCGGTTCCAGGTGGCAGACGAAGCGCACGTTGGGCTTGTCCACGCCCATGCCGAAGGCCACGGTGGCGACCATGATGACCCCCTCCTCGCGCATGAACCGTTCCTGGTTGTCGAACCGTTCGCCCGCGGACAGCCCGGCGTGGTAGGGCAGGGCGTTGTACCCGTTCTTGCGCAGGAATTCGGCGGTCTGTTCAACCTTCTTGCGGCTTAGCCGGTAGACGATGCCCGCGTCCCCGGGGTGGTTCTCGTCGATGAACCGCTTGAGCATGCGCGTGGGGTTCTTCTTGGGCACTACCGTATAAGTAATGTTCGGCCGGTCGAACCCGGTGGCGAAGACCCGCGCGCTCTCCAGGTGCAGGTTCTTGACGATGTCCGCCTGGGTGGGCTTGTCCGCCGTGGCGGTCAGGGCCAGGCGCGGCACGTCCGGGAAGCGCTCGCGGATGATCGACAGCTGGGTGTATTCCGGCCGGAAGTCGTGCCCCCACTGGGACACGCAGTGGGCTTCGTCGATGGCGAACAGGGCCGGGTTGCAGCGGGCCAGCAGGTCCAGGAAACCGGGTCGGCAGAGCCGCTCCGGGGCCACGTAGAGCAGGTCGAGCTGTCCGTTCAGGGCCATCTGCTCGATGTCGCAGGCCGTGCGCGGGTCCATGGCGGAGTTCAGGCAGGCGGCGCGCACGCCCATCTGGGTCAGCCCCTGGACCTGGTCCTGCATGAGCGCGATGAGCGGGGAGACGCAGACGCCCACGCCTGGCCGGAGCATGGCCGGAATCTGGTAGCACAGGGACTTGCCCCCGCCCGTGGGCATGAGCACCAGCGAGTCGCCGCCGCTCATGACGTGATCGATGACCGATTCCTGCAGCCCGATGAACTCGGGGTAGCCGAATACCGAGGAGAGGATTTCGCGCGGTGTTGCGCCTGAGACGGACATGGGGAGCCAGCGTAGGGCAAAGGAGATGGGATGGCAATGGCCTTGACGCTCCCGGTATTTGACTTGGGTATGGATTTGATGGACAAACTGGATAGCTGTTCCAATCCGAGGGGGGAAACCGTGAACAAGGACGAACTGGAGCGGAAAGTGGCCGGTCTGCGCCGCGAACTGGCCAGGGCCGAAAGCGAGTTGTCGGCCTTGGGCGGTACGCAGCCCCCTGCGGAGGTCGGATTCCTCGACCTCTTCGAACTGGACGAGATCCAGGCCATTCAGGACGCCTTTGCGGCGGCCACCGGCGTGGCCTCCATCATCACCACACCAGACGGCGAGCCCATCACCGAACCGAGCAATTTCAGCCGGTTGTGCAGCAATATCATCCGCAAGACCGAAAAGGGGCTGTGCAACTGCCGCCGTTCCGATGCCGTGCTCGGCCGGTTGAACCCCCGGGGCGCGACCATCCAGCCGTGTCTGAGCAGCGGGCTGTGGGACGGGGGCGCGTCCATCTCGGTGGACGGCCGCCACATCGCCAACTGGCTGGTCGGCCAGGTGCGCAACGAGCACGTGGACAAGGAGAACGCCCTGGCCTACGCCCGGGAGATCGGGGCCGACGAGGTGGATTTCATCCGCGCCTACGAGGAGGTCACGGTCATGCCCCTGGAGCGGTTCAAGGCCGTGGGCCGGGCGCTCTTCCTGCTGGCCAATCAGATGTCCTGGATCGCCTACCAGAATCTCATGCTGGCCGACCACATCCGCGAGATACAGGCCGCCCACAGGGAGGTTCTGACCCTGCGCAACTACCTGTCCAACATCATCGACTCCATGCCCTCGCTGGTGGTCGGCGTGGACGCCGAGGGTCGGATCACCCACTGGAACATGCGCGCCGTGGCGGCCACCGGGTACGAGCAGAACGAGGTCGAGGGGCGGCTGCTGGTCGACGTCATGCCAGACCTGGGCATGGAGTTGAGCCGGGTCTCCTCGGCCATCGCCCAGGGGGCCCCGGCCATCCGCGAGCGGGTGCCCTCCGAGGTGGACGGGGAGCGCCGCTACCGCGACGTGTCGGTCTACCCCCTGGTGGCCAACGGGGTGAAGGGTGCGGTGGTCCGGGTGGACGACATCACCGAGAAGGTGCGCATCGAGGAGATGATGATCCAGTCCGAGAAGATGGTCTCCGTGGGCGGGCTGGCCGCGGGCATGGCCCACGAGATCAACAACCCCCTGGCGGCCATCCTGGGCAACGCCCGGCTGCTGCGCAAGCGTCTGCTGGAGGAGAGCCGCCGCAACCGCCGCACGGCCGAGGAGTGCGGCACGGACCTGGACCGGGTCGTGGACTACGTGCGCGCCCGGGGCGTGGACGCCATGCTCGACGCGGTCATCGAGTCCGGCGAGCGGGCGGGCCGGGTGGTCACCAACATGCTCGGCTTCTCGCGCAAGACCGACGGCGAGGCGCGCGACGAGGACGTGGCCGGGATCCTGGACAAGGCCGCGGAGCTGGTCCGCAGCGGCCACGACCTGGAGCACAGCTACAATTTCAAGGACATCGCCTTTGACCGGGAATACGGGGAAGGGCCGTTTCCGGTCCGCTGCGACGCGAGCCGCCTGGAACAGGTCTTCTTCAATATCCTGAACAACGGGGCCCAGGCCATGACCTTC
Proteins encoded:
- the mreC gene encoding rod shape-determining protein MreC: MRGLKKIAMLIVACLFVYLSLFTWNLRTGHLDALSSHTGLDISGIVLKPGIWVAEQVSGFWHRYIYLVGLKQDNDKLRAEAAELRRTNMIMGAQARSAARLEALLDFLPPEKWTFSGARVIGQRMGPAGALDTVVVDKGKASDVTDDMPVASLKGLVGRILRSGAATSTVLLLTDPNSRIAVMGAHNRSPGMLSGQGYGEPLQLRYVNQNADVDPGELLLSSGLSGIYPKGLPVARVTKIRRSDISLFLTVQAEPLVDVAGLEEVLLLSREPEAAVQPGTGDAAAPEAEAGKEDANGAADH
- a CDS encoding rod shape-determining protein; the protein is MGNLLNRIIGSFSNDLAIDLGTANTLVYVKGKGVMLSEPSVVAVKKDSRGGKTVLAVGAEAKKMLGRTPGNIVAIRPMKDGVIADFEVTEAMLRHFISKVHNSRRLVRPRIMICVPTGITQVEKRAVKESAQSAGAREVYLIEEPMAAAIGANLPITEPTSNMIVDIGGGTTEIAVISLSGIVYARSVRIGGDKMDEAIMQHVKRKYNMLIGESTAEQIKIHIGSAYPLGDEEPIMEVKGRDLVTGIPQNRPITAEEVREAISEQVEGIVQGVRIALEQTPPELAADIVDRGIVLTGGGALLKGLDQLLQHETQLPITVVEDPLTAVVLGSGKALDNIDLYKDITTD
- a CDS encoding TIGR01212 family radical SAM protein (This family includes YhcC from E. coli K-12, an uncharacterized radical SAM protein.); the protein is MVRFHRLSAHLRRRFGERVQKIPLDAGFSCPNRDGTLSREGCVFCNPQGSGSGMLGRGLSIREQWDFWRDIHVKKHGLSRFTAYLQSYSNTHGPAAKLAAALAALAGLPGLTCLALGTRPDCLDREKLDLLAESRERLGLAEVYLELGLQSANDVTLKHINRGHTAAAFAEAAHAAAERGLTVVAHVMAGLPAPDGREGLDELLDTVAFVGALPVGGIKFHNVFVCRGTRLARWFDQGGYVPPTQEEYLHWLGEAIMRLDPRVVIHRLNGNPAQGELVAPAWAGNLRRVHNAVIGHFERHDIWQGKLNGAEDGPPEWFGTAAGEGL
- a CDS encoding methylated-DNA--[protein]-cysteine S-methyltransferase, yielding MTTSSEWVRGGRFGLRLDWRDGLVRHIGTAWAEDVREDAPLSAAAMELKAALLRYEARQAPDWPDLPFDFSGMSEFQKAAIEELRRIPPGTTRTYGQMAALLGRPKGAQAVGRAMGANPFPILYPCHRVVGSGGAMTGFSASGGIAMKKALLRLEGAEQGLLPGLE
- a CDS encoding heavy-metal-associated domain-containing protein, producing the protein MTTVKVKGMSCQHCVKSVTETMEKLGAKDVSVDLLTGDVKFEEPAPIDKKAIKEAIDQIGFEYVD
- a CDS encoding heavy metal translocating P-type ATPase, with amino-acid sequence MKKVTAQVKGMHCASCSARIEKVVGNMDGVDDVSVNLAAETMALSFDPDAVSADEVGKKIKGLGFEAEFDEPQEPVAGGLSALDLDIGGMHCASCSSRIERVVGKMNGVDTASVNLAAETGKFVFDPSLVSRREIRDAIANAGFTSEVRSEEGDLFEKRRKEAEDRLAAQKRALIPAFCFALPLLILSMGHMWGMPLPAFLDPAHSPATFAVVQLLLTLPVVWSGRNFYLHGVPALLRGGPDMDSLVAMGTGAAFLYSLWNTLALLFGLGDPHVLAMDLYYESAAVLIAMISLGKYFEARSKLKTSDAIRALMQLAPDTATLLKDGEQVDIAVAEVEPGDLLLIKPGERIPVDGTVTDGRSSVDESMLTGEPMPVGKQVGDPVAGGTLNSSGALTMRADRVGNDTMLARIVKLVQEAQGSKAPIANLADRISFYFVPTVMLIALIAGLAWYFIGQAGFPFSLRIFVAVMVIACPCAMGLATPVSIMVSAGRGAQLGVLIKSGRALQEAGSLDTVVFDKTGTLTHGRPEVAAITMVRGTMAQTEAVYLAASAESQSEHPLAQAVVRHAKEKGLDYPAPDEFEAILGKGIKAKVGYREVMIGNWAFMREHGLGFGDDGFAEEAVGHYERQGATVVYFASDNKLNALFAIADEMREETPEVVAALKKGGLTPVMLTGDNETNARVIAGRAGIDEVIAGVLPDRKAEEVDRLQTEGRKVAMVGDGINDAPALAKADIGIAMGSGIDVAVESGDVVLMHSDLHAILTALNLSRATLRNIKQNLFWAFAFNVIGIPVAAGVLHVFGGPTLNPMIAGTAMAMSSVTVVSNALRLRFFK
- the recQ gene encoding DNA helicase RecQ, with amino-acid sequence MSVSGATPREILSSVFGYPEFIGLQESVIDHVMSGGDSLVLMPTGGGKSLCYQIPAMLRPGVGVCVSPLIALMQDQVQGLTQMGVRAACLNSAMDPRTACDIEQMALNGQLDLLYVAPERLCRPGFLDLLARCNPALFAIDEAHCVSQWGHDFRPEYTQLSIIRERFPDVPRLALTATADKPTQADIVKNLHLESARVFATGFDRPNITYTVVPKKNPTRMLKRFIDENHPGDAGIVYRLSRKKVEQTAEFLRKNGYNALPYHAGLSAGERFDNQERFMREEGVIMVATVAFGMGVDKPNVRFVCHLEPPKSLEAYHQETGRAGRDGLPASAWMCYGMQDIAILRSMIDSGEAVESRKRIEHAKLGSLFAFLETASCRRQALLAYFGEHIEPCGNCDNCLSPVDTYDGSVIAQKALSNIFRTEQRFGVNHLAGVLTGASTDQIVRFNHDRVSTYGIGKDMTQDEWKSVYRQLLAAGLCSVDLERFNALTLNERSWPVLKGEMPVRLRKDPALPKRDKKKKRRAPALAEDILTNWEAEALFERLRDLRLSLAEAQSVPPYAIFADKTLLEFVRYRPRDMEEFACMSGVGASKLERFGEAFLESLKGHEEEHGRPDNIPDIPEEVREAKKREADAKPDFTATAQTTLDLFLETGDVDGVAEARGLKPSSIWRHLILAVNMGKIDYRRVANLPDEERERIEAALREYRSKGVTAMTPVFEALGGAHPYDLIRLVAAGLDRG
- a CDS encoding PocR ligand-binding domain-containing protein → MNKDELERKVAGLRRELARAESELSALGGTQPPAEVGFLDLFELDEIQAIQDAFAAATGVASIITTPDGEPITEPSNFSRLCSNIIRKTEKGLCNCRRSDAVLGRLNPRGATIQPCLSSGLWDGGASISVDGRHIANWLVGQVRNEHVDKENALAYAREIGADEVDFIRAYEEVTVMPLERFKAVGRALFLLANQMSWIAYQNLMLADHIREIQAAHREVLTLRNYLSNIIDSMPSLVVGVDAEGRITHWNMRAVAATGYEQNEVEGRLLVDVMPDLGMELSRVSSAIAQGAPAIRERVPSEVDGERRYRDVSVYPLVANGVKGAVVRVDDITEKVRIEEMMIQSEKMVSVGGLAAGMAHEINNPLAAILGNARLLRKRLLEESRRNRRTAEECGTDLDRVVDYVRARGVDAMLDAVIESGERAGRVVTNMLGFSRKTDGEARDEDVAGILDKAAELVRSGHDLEHSYNFKDIAFDREYGEGPFPVRCDASRLEQVFFNILNNGAQAMTFAMKETGREPRFVLRCHRVDGAIRVEIEDNGPGMSEEVRRRVFEPFFTTKKAGVGTGLGMSVSYFIVTELLGGTMRAESGPDRGATFVIEIPASGER